A portion of the Streptomyces sp. NBC_00376 genome contains these proteins:
- a CDS encoding transglutaminase domain-containing protein, producing the protein MELIQQVPELSAYLAADEAIDHEHPLVREKVAELRGDTIDAYAYASAAYAFVRDTIPHSADSGDMRVTWRASDVLATRNGICHSKSHALAALLRAAGIPTALCYQALADDNGEPGPVHGLIAIRLPGRDRWYRQDARGNKPGVDAQFSLDEERLAWPVRPRTGEVDYPLLYAAPHPAVLHGLRSAEDRPQLWRTLPTAL; encoded by the coding sequence ATGGAACTGATCCAGCAGGTCCCTGAACTCTCCGCCTACCTGGCGGCCGACGAGGCCATCGACCACGAGCATCCGCTGGTGCGGGAGAAGGTCGCCGAGCTCCGTGGCGACACCATCGACGCATATGCATACGCGTCCGCCGCCTACGCCTTTGTGCGCGACACCATTCCGCACTCCGCCGATTCCGGCGACATGCGGGTCACCTGGCGAGCCTCCGACGTCCTCGCTACGCGGAACGGCATCTGCCACTCCAAGTCCCACGCCCTGGCCGCCCTCCTGCGCGCGGCGGGCATCCCGACCGCTCTCTGCTACCAGGCCCTCGCTGACGACAACGGGGAGCCCGGTCCCGTGCACGGGCTGATCGCGATCCGGCTGCCCGGCCGTGACCGCTGGTACCGCCAGGACGCCCGCGGCAACAAGCCCGGCGTCGACGCGCAGTTCTCGCTCGACGAGGAGCGGCTGGCCTGGCCCGTCCGGCCCAGGACCGGCGAGGTGGATTACCCGCTCCTGTACGCGGCCCCGCATCCGGCGGTGCTGCACGGCCTGCGGTCCGCCGAAGACCGCCCGCAGCTGTGGCGCACTCTTCCCACGGCGCTCTGA
- a CDS encoding lysophospholipid acyltransferase family protein produces the protein MAELVYRPVIGAARTFFKALDLKIDTQGSEHIPKTGGAVLVSNHISYLDFIFTGLAALPQKRLVRFMAKESVFRHKISGPLMRGMKHIPVDRKQGEDAYAHALASLRAGEIVGVFPEATISESFTLKSFKSGAARLAQEAGVPLIPMALWGTQRLWTKGRPRNLKRNHVPVTIRVGEPVEAPADQYAGAITRRLRERVQELLEAAQRAYPVRPKDASDTWWVPAHLGGTAPTPAEVRERS, from the coding sequence ATGGCAGAACTCGTCTATCGGCCGGTCATCGGCGCCGCTCGTACGTTTTTCAAGGCGCTTGACCTGAAGATCGACACTCAGGGTTCCGAGCACATCCCGAAGACCGGTGGCGCGGTACTGGTGAGCAACCACATCAGCTATCTGGACTTCATCTTCACCGGGCTCGCGGCCCTGCCGCAGAAGCGGCTGGTCCGCTTCATGGCGAAGGAGTCGGTCTTCCGGCACAAGATCTCGGGACCGCTGATGCGCGGCATGAAGCACATCCCCGTCGACCGCAAGCAGGGCGAGGACGCGTATGCGCACGCGCTCGCCTCGCTGCGCGCCGGCGAGATCGTCGGTGTGTTCCCCGAGGCCACCATCTCGGAGTCGTTCACGCTGAAGAGCTTCAAGTCGGGCGCCGCCCGGCTGGCCCAGGAGGCCGGCGTACCGCTGATCCCGATGGCGCTGTGGGGGACGCAGCGCCTGTGGACCAAGGGCCGGCCGCGCAATCTCAAGCGCAACCACGTGCCGGTGACGATCCGGGTCGGCGAGCCCGTGGAGGCACCCGCCGACCAGTACGCGGGCGCGATCACGCGGCGGCTGCGGGAGCGGGTCCAGGAGCTCCTGGAGGCGGCCCAGCGCGCCTATCCCGTGCGCCCGAAGGACGCGAGCGACACCTGGTGGGTCCCCGCCCACCTCGGCGGTACGGCCCCGACCCCCGCCGAGGTGCGGGAGAGGAGCTGA
- a CDS encoding TlpA family protein disulfide reductase, whose translation MSSDRRPKVDGQTCGEPLDAARLGAELGERATLVQFSSAFCQPCRATRRTLAEVARMVDGVAHVEIDAEAHLTLVRELEISRTPTVLVLDAAGRIVRRAVGQPRTVDVVAALGQAM comes from the coding sequence ATGAGCTCTGACAGGAGGCCGAAGGTGGACGGGCAGACGTGTGGAGAGCCGCTGGACGCGGCCCGGCTCGGCGCCGAACTGGGGGAGCGGGCCACCCTCGTGCAGTTCTCCAGCGCGTTCTGTCAGCCCTGCCGGGCCACCCGCCGGACCCTCGCCGAGGTGGCGCGCATGGTGGACGGCGTGGCCCATGTGGAGATCGACGCCGAGGCGCATCTCACCCTCGTGCGGGAGCTGGAGATCAGCCGGACGCCGACCGTGCTGGTCCTCGACGCGGCCGGCCGGATAGTCCGACGGGCCGTCGGCCAGCCGCGCACCGTCGACGTGGTCGCCGCTCTGGGACAGGCGATGTGA
- a CDS encoding flavin reductase family protein — translation MTASPELGTTRTASPELLRSVFRQHAAGVAVITAAGDRPVGFTATSLNSVAAEPPLISFGVGTASSSWPVLAEAEHIGVHILGEHQQELAATFARSGADRFGPSTYWRSGPEGVPVLDGVLAWLVCRVVARVPAGDHRIVIAQAVVGDPAGGGRPLIYHQGRFNALRD, via the coding sequence ATGACGGCATCGCCCGAGCTCGGCACCACCCGCACGGCCTCTCCCGAGCTGCTCCGCTCGGTCTTCCGGCAACACGCCGCCGGCGTGGCAGTGATCACCGCCGCAGGTGACCGCCCGGTCGGCTTCACCGCCACCTCCCTCAACTCCGTGGCCGCCGAGCCACCGCTGATCTCCTTCGGGGTCGGCACCGCGTCCTCCAGCTGGCCGGTCCTGGCCGAGGCCGAGCACATCGGCGTCCACATACTCGGCGAGCACCAGCAGGAGCTGGCCGCCACATTCGCCCGCAGCGGCGCCGACCGCTTCGGCCCGTCCACCTATTGGCGCAGTGGGCCCGAAGGAGTGCCGGTGCTCGACGGCGTACTGGCGTGGCTGGTCTGCCGCGTGGTCGCCCGCGTCCCGGCCGGGGACCACCGGATCGTGATCGCACAGGCCGTGGTCGGGGATCCGGCCGGAGGCGGCCGTCCGCTGATCTATCACCAGGGCCGTTTCAACGCGCTGCGGGACTGA
- a CDS encoding electron transfer flavoprotein subunit beta/FixA family protein, with amino-acid sequence MSLRIVVCVKYVPDATGDRHFADDLTVDREDVDGLLSELDEYAVEQALQIADEADEAEVTVLTVGPEDAKDALRKALSMGADKAVHVEDDDLHGSDVMATSLVLAKAVEKAGYDLVVSGMASTDGTMGVVPALLAERLGVPQVTLLSEVSVADGVVRGRRDGDSASERVEASLPAVVSVTDQSGEARYPSFKGIMAAKKKPVQSWDLEDLGIEAGEVGLEGSWSVVDSAAERPARTAGTIVKDEGEGGRLLAEFLAGQKFI; translated from the coding sequence GTGAGCTTGAGGATCGTTGTCTGTGTGAAGTACGTGCCCGACGCCACCGGTGACCGGCATTTCGCCGATGACCTGACGGTGGACCGTGAGGATGTGGACGGTCTGCTGTCGGAGCTCGATGAGTACGCGGTGGAGCAGGCGTTGCAGATCGCGGACGAGGCGGACGAGGCTGAGGTCACCGTGTTGACGGTGGGTCCGGAGGATGCCAAGGACGCGTTGCGCAAGGCGTTGTCGATGGGTGCGGACAAGGCGGTTCATGTCGAGGACGACGATCTGCACGGCAGTGATGTGATGGCTACGTCGCTGGTGCTGGCGAAGGCTGTGGAGAAGGCCGGGTACGACCTGGTGGTCTCGGGGATGGCGTCGACGGACGGGACGATGGGTGTGGTCCCGGCGTTGCTGGCGGAGCGTCTGGGTGTGCCGCAGGTGACGTTGCTGTCCGAGGTGTCGGTGGCGGACGGTGTGGTGCGGGGCCGTCGTGACGGTGACAGTGCCTCGGAGCGGGTGGAGGCGTCGTTGCCGGCGGTGGTGTCGGTGACGGACCAGTCGGGTGAGGCGCGTTACCCGTCGTTCAAGGGGATCATGGCGGCGAAGAAGAAGCCGGTCCAGTCGTGGGATCTGGAGGATCTGGGGATCGAGGCCGGTGAGGTGGGTCTGGAGGGTTCCTGGAGCGTGGTCGATTCGGCGGCGGAGCGTCCGGCGCGGACGGCGGGCACGATCGTGAAGGACGAGGGCGAGGGCGGCCGTCTGCTGGCGGAGTTCCTGGCGGGCCAGAAGTTCATCTGA
- a CDS encoding electron transfer flavoprotein subunit alpha/FixB family protein codes for MAEVLVFVDHVDGAVRKPTLELLTLARRLGEPVALAVGAGAGGTAAVLGEHGAVRVLTAEDAEFGEYLVVPKVDALQAAYEAVSPVAVLVPSSAEGKEIAARLAVRIGSGLITDAVDLEAGEQGPVATQSAFAASFSTRSRVSRGTPVITVKPNSAPVEPVAAAGAAEVLAVSFSALATGTRVTARTPREATGRPELTEAAIVVSGGRGVNGAENFALIEALADSLGAAVGASRAAVDAGWYPHSNQVGQTGKSVSPQLYIASGISGAIQHRAGMQTSKTIVAINKDAEAPIFDLVDYGVVGDLFQVVPQLTDEVKSRKG; via the coding sequence ATGGCTGAAGTTCTGGTTTTTGTCGATCACGTGGACGGTGCGGTTCGCAAGCCCACGCTGGAGTTGCTGACGCTGGCGCGTCGTCTGGGTGAGCCGGTGGCGCTCGCGGTGGGCGCGGGTGCCGGTGGTACGGCGGCGGTGCTGGGTGAGCACGGTGCGGTGCGGGTGCTGACGGCGGAGGATGCCGAGTTCGGCGAGTACCTCGTGGTGCCGAAGGTGGATGCTTTGCAGGCGGCGTACGAGGCGGTGTCGCCGGTGGCGGTGCTGGTGCCGTCGTCGGCGGAGGGCAAGGAGATCGCGGCGCGTCTGGCGGTGCGGATCGGTTCGGGTCTGATCACCGATGCGGTGGATCTGGAGGCCGGTGAGCAGGGTCCGGTGGCCACGCAGTCGGCGTTCGCGGCGTCGTTCAGCACGCGGTCGCGGGTGTCGCGGGGCACGCCGGTGATCACGGTGAAGCCGAACTCGGCTCCGGTCGAGCCGGTCGCGGCGGCGGGTGCGGCGGAGGTGCTGGCGGTGTCGTTCTCGGCGCTGGCGACGGGGACGCGGGTGACCGCGCGGACGCCGCGTGAGGCGACGGGCCGTCCGGAGCTGACCGAGGCGGCGATCGTGGTCTCGGGTGGCCGTGGGGTCAACGGTGCGGAGAACTTCGCGCTGATCGAGGCGCTCGCGGACTCGCTGGGTGCGGCCGTGGGTGCCTCGCGTGCGGCGGTGGACGCGGGCTGGTACCCGCATTCCAACCAGGTCGGCCAGACCGGCAAGTCCGTGTCCCCGCAGCTGTACATCGCGTCGGGGATCTCGGGTGCGATCCAGCACCGGGCCGGGATGCAGACCTCGAAGACGATCGTCGCGATCAACAAGGACGCCGAGGCCCCGATCTTCGACCTCGTGGACTACGGCGTCGTCGGCGACCTCTTCCAGGTCGTTCCCCAGCTCACCGACGAGGTCAAGTCCCGCAAGGGCTGA